A single genomic interval of Isorropodon fossajaponicum endosymbiont JTNG4 harbors:
- the lptG gene encoding LPS export ABC transporter permease LptG gives MKILDRYIVKTMAFYTLAVMLVWLGIYAFFNFLEEVKFIGQADYTVFEATKYVISDIPAVMYSHSSVIILLGSLLALGHLASTSQLVVIRSAGVSIMQISNIVVRAALVFIAIVIVIGELIAPITTEYAEGSRARALGQNTTFKNQQGFWLKDSGLFIHVKKNFDGKSFQDVTLIKLRTPDTLDSIVHSDSATSNGDNLELGQSVRYQLGKNGNLITFSENHFEKYSVQVSFNQKLIESLKKDPRELSTWHLYQQIRFLTINHLTADVFEVEIYKRLMKPITLIAMILFSMLFVFGSLRDASLGKKISLGLMMSLFFELASRIGGVLSLRFDYNHFLSASIPTLVVLVLVWALLKKKSAT, from the coding sequence ATGAAAATTTTAGACCGCTACATTGTTAAAACCATGGCCTTTTACACATTAGCCGTTATGCTGGTTTGGCTAGGTATTTATGCGTTTTTTAACTTTCTTGAAGAAGTTAAGTTTATAGGACAAGCTGATTACACGGTATTCGAAGCGACAAAATACGTGATTTCAGATATCCCTGCAGTGATGTATTCGCATTCATCAGTTATTATTTTACTAGGTTCGCTTTTGGCATTAGGCCATCTGGCATCTACTTCTCAGTTGGTTGTTATTAGAAGTGCAGGTGTATCAATCATGCAAATTTCAAATATTGTTGTTCGGGCTGCGCTGGTGTTTATTGCAATTGTTATTGTTATAGGTGAGCTGATTGCACCAATAACGACTGAGTATGCAGAAGGTTCGCGCGCTAGAGCACTAGGGCAAAATACGACGTTTAAGAATCAACAAGGATTTTGGCTGAAAGACAGTGGGCTTTTTATCCATGTTAAGAAAAATTTTGATGGTAAATCGTTCCAAGATGTCACCCTTATTAAATTACGAACGCCAGATACGTTGGATTCTATCGTACATTCTGATAGCGCTACTTCTAATGGGGATAACTTAGAACTTGGTCAGTCAGTCCGTTATCAGTTAGGTAAGAATGGTAACTTGATAACGTTTTCTGAAAATCATTTTGAGAAATATAGTGTCCAGGTGTCGTTTAATCAAAAATTGATAGAAAGCCTTAAAAAAGACCCACGTGAACTATCCACTTGGCATCTTTATCAACAAATACGTTTTTTAACAATTAATCATCTTACTGCTGATGTTTTTGAGGTCGAAATATATAAGCGTCTTATGAAGCCCATTACTTTGATTGCGATGATATTATTTTCAATGTTGTTCGTTTTTGGTTCACTGCGCGATGCATCACTTGGTAAAAAGATTTCCTTAGGCTTGATGATGAGCTTGTTTTTTGAGTTAGCCTCGCGTATTGGCGGTGTATTATCACTTAGGTTTGACTATAATCACTTCTTGAGTGCCTCAATACCAACATTAGTGGTGTTGGTTCTTGTGTGGGCATTATTAAAGAAAAAATCAGCAACTTAG
- the guaA gene encoding glutamine-hydrolyzing GMP synthase — MNNIHFDRILILDFGSQYTQLIARRVREIGVYCELFPYDVGSGFIKKFNPKGIILSGGPDTVTLDNSARAPSIVFDLNVPILGICYGMQTMAIQLGGRATSANKHEYGFAKVRVRNHSPLLSGISDEGHGLLDVWMSHGIEVEQLPDGFKLIASTDNCDIAGFANVEKHYYGLQFHPEVTHTKQGEHILERFISGICQCEKNWTTDNIITELVQSLKDQIGDANVLLGLSGGVDSSVVAILLQQAVGEQLTCVFVDNGLLRLNEGDEVMQTFAQNMGVKVIRANAQEKFYNALSNEDEPEVKRKIIGRAFIEVFEEEAKKLDNIQFLAQGTIYPDVIESAGAKSGKAKVIKSHHNVGGLPDDLQFKLVEPLKELFKDEVRKIGVKLGIPPHMLYRHPFPGPGLGVRILGQVKQEYADILRQADAIFIDELYKNDLYDTVNQAFAVFLPIKSVGVTGDERRYDYVIALRAVKTIDFMTARWARLPYDFLDLVSNRIMNEISRISRVVYDVSGKPPATIEWE; from the coding sequence ATGAACAATATTCACTTTGATAGAATCCTTATTCTTGATTTTGGCTCTCAATATACCCAACTTATTGCCCGTCGTGTGCGTGAAATTGGCGTTTATTGTGAATTATTTCCCTATGATGTAGGTAGTGGCTTTATTAAAAAATTCAATCCTAAAGGCATCATTCTTTCAGGCGGACCTGACACAGTAACACTTGATAACTCTGCCAGAGCGCCAAGTATTGTATTTGATCTCAACGTACCGATACTGGGCATTTGTTATGGCATGCAAACCATGGCGATACAACTTGGTGGTCGTGCCACTTCAGCCAACAAACATGAGTATGGTTTTGCCAAAGTTCGTGTTCGAAACCACTCGCCACTACTCAGTGGTATTAGTGATGAAGGTCATGGTTTATTAGATGTATGGATGAGCCACGGAATTGAAGTAGAACAATTACCAGATGGATTTAAACTGATTGCTTCTACAGATAACTGTGATATAGCAGGATTTGCCAATGTAGAAAAACATTATTATGGCTTACAATTTCATCCAGAGGTTACTCATACCAAACAGGGTGAACACATTTTAGAACGCTTTATCAGCGGTATTTGTCAGTGTGAAAAAAACTGGACAACGGATAATATCATCACTGAATTAGTACAAAGCCTTAAAGATCAAATTGGTGATGCTAATGTCTTATTAGGGCTATCTGGTGGTGTGGATTCCTCAGTAGTTGCCATACTTTTGCAACAAGCGGTGGGTGAACAGCTTACTTGTGTATTTGTTGATAATGGTCTCTTACGCCTCAACGAAGGGGATGAAGTTATGCAAACCTTTGCGCAAAATATGGGTGTGAAAGTCATACGTGCTAATGCTCAGGAAAAATTCTATAATGCCCTATCAAATGAAGATGAGCCTGAGGTAAAACGCAAAATTATCGGCCGTGCATTTATTGAAGTGTTTGAAGAAGAAGCTAAAAAACTCGACAACATTCAATTTTTAGCCCAAGGTACGATTTACCCTGATGTTATTGAATCAGCAGGCGCAAAATCTGGCAAAGCCAAAGTCATTAAATCACACCATAATGTTGGTGGCTTACCAGACGATTTACAATTCAAATTGGTGGAGCCTCTTAAAGAATTGTTCAAAGACGAAGTGCGCAAAATTGGCGTTAAGCTCGGTATTCCGCCACATATGCTTTATCGCCATCCATTCCCAGGCCCTGGGCTAGGTGTGCGTATCCTAGGGCAAGTGAAACAAGAATACGCCGATATTTTAAGGCAAGCTGATGCTATTTTCATAGATGAGTTGTATAAAAACGATTTATACGACACAGTCAACCAAGCCTTTGCTGTATTCCTACCCATTAAATCAGTCGGCGTTACTGGGGATGAACGTCGTTATGACTACGTTATTGCACTACGTGCTGTTAAAACCATTGATTTTATGACAGCTCGCTGGGCAAGATTGCCGTATGATTTTCTAGATTTGGTGTCTAACCGAATCATGAATGAAATTTCTCGTATTTCACGTGTGGTTTATGATGTTTCTGGTAAGCCACCAGCAACCATTGAATGGGAATAA
- the tadA gene encoding tRNA adenosine(34) deaminase TadA, producing the protein MGINTSTDIQWMMLAIEQAKQAQEVGEVPVGAILIQNNQLIVSAHNQPISNNDPTAHAEIQLLRAAGKQLNNYRLSNTTLYVTLEPCAMCLGAIVHARVSRIVFGAYDQKSGVCGSCIDLSSSQCFNHSISIQGGIFADRCKDLLQQFFKSRRTNI; encoded by the coding sequence ATGGGAATAAACACATCGACTGATATACAGTGGATGATGCTTGCTATTGAACAAGCAAAACAAGCACAAGAAGTAGGTGAGGTGCCTGTTGGTGCGATTTTAATACAAAACAATCAATTAATTGTTAGTGCACACAACCAACCTATTTCAAACAACGACCCAACTGCCCATGCAGAAATACAATTATTACGCGCTGCAGGCAAGCAATTAAACAACTATCGACTGTCTAATACAACCTTATATGTTACCTTGGAGCCTTGTGCTATGTGCTTAGGTGCTATAGTGCATGCGCGTGTATCACGTATCGTGTTTGGTGCTTATGATCAAAAATCAGGTGTTTGCGGGTCGTGTATAGATTTGTCAAGCAGTCAATGTTTTAACCATTCAATTAGTATTCAAGGCGGCATTTTCGCTGACCGATGCAAAGATCTATTACAACAATTTTTTAAGAGTCGCAGAACAAATATCTAA
- a CDS encoding restriction endonuclease subunit S produces MIRGKRITKSTINSHKGNVPVYSSSKDEGSVMGFIDKDFLIAEKLRYCTEKSVLFNLDGSVGYCFIRDAKEFSFIDVVA; encoded by the coding sequence TTGATTAGAGGGAAAAGAATTACAAAATCAACCATCAATTCACATAAAGGAAATGTGCCTGTTTATTCATCTTCAAAAGATGAGGGTAGTGTAATGGGGTTTATTGATAAAGATTTTTTAATTGCAGAAAAGTTAAGGTATTGTACTGAAAAATCTGTTCTTTTTAATTTAGATGGTAGTGTTGGATATTGCTTTATAAGAGATGCTAAAGAGTTTAGTTTTATTGATGTGGTTGCTTAA
- the fabG gene encoding 3-oxoacyl-ACP reductase FabG codes for MNNLKGKTVLVTGASRGIGQAIALVLGAAGATVIGTATSDKGASAISTTLKDNGMIGIGMTLNVTNNDQIAEVIKSIVGTYGAIDILVNNAGITRDNLLMRMKEDEWDDIMSTNLTSVYKMSKAVLRGMMKKKAGRIISIASVVGAMGNAGQTNYAAAKAGIMGFTKSLAREVGSRGITVNAVAPGFIETDMTNALPEEQRVALSQQIPMSRLGTVDEVANAVLFLASDGGAYITAQTLHVNGGMYTV; via the coding sequence ATGAATAATTTGAAAGGAAAAACCGTATTAGTAACAGGCGCAAGTCGCGGTATTGGTCAAGCAATTGCTTTGGTTTTAGGTGCAGCAGGTGCAACCGTCATTGGCACAGCAACTAGCGATAAAGGCGCAAGTGCAATTAGTACCACATTAAAAGACAATGGGATGATAGGTATAGGCATGACACTTAATGTGACTAATAATGATCAAATTGCTGAGGTAATAAAGTCTATTGTTGGCACTTATGGTGCTATCGATATCTTAGTTAATAATGCAGGTATTACTCGTGATAATCTACTCATGCGTATGAAAGAAGATGAATGGGATGATATTATGAGCACCAACTTGACTTCTGTTTATAAAATGTCAAAAGCCGTATTGCGTGGCATGATGAAGAAAAAAGCAGGTCGCATTATTTCTATTGCTTCTGTTGTAGGTGCTATGGGCAATGCAGGCCAAACTAACTATGCTGCTGCTAAGGCAGGCATCATGGGCTTTACTAAGTCATTGGCTCGTGAAGTGGGTTCTCGTGGCATTACTGTTAATGCAGTTGCGCCTGGTTTTATTGAAACAGATATGACTAATGCATTACCTGAAGAGCAAAGAGTAGCTTTATCTCAGCAAATTCCAATGAGTCGTTTAGGTACAGTTGATGAAGTTGCCAATGCAGTATTGTTTTTAGCAAGTGATGGTGGTGCCTATATCACAGCACAAACATTGCATGTGAATGGCGGCATGTACACGGTTTAA
- the fabD gene encoding ACP S-malonyltransferase — protein sequence MKYAIIFPGQGSQSLGMLSELANHYSIVKETFTEASDMLGFDLWALTQQDQDDALNQTQNTQPAMLTAGYATYLALTHQHDLSPVCMAGHSLGEYTALVASGALGFSDGIKLVRKRAELMQSAVPEGVGAMAAILGLEDMVVVKLCTDYSGRGIVEAVNFNSLGQVVIAGNKEAVEAVCQLMKTAGAKRAVILPVSVPSHCSLMNDAAAEFKNAVDVVQFNQSSVDVLHNFDALKATNVDDIKAKLVAQLHRPVLWTSTVQAMHNMGVEKLIESGPGKVLTGLTRRIEKSLTANAILDSASIETTLEEILS from the coding sequence ATGAAATACGCCATCATATTCCCAGGTCAGGGATCACAATCTTTGGGCATGTTGTCAGAACTTGCTAATCATTATTCCATTGTAAAAGAAACATTTACTGAGGCAAGTGACATGTTGGGCTTTGACCTTTGGGCATTAACACAACAAGACCAAGACGACGCCCTTAATCAAACACAAAATACCCAACCAGCCATGTTGACTGCAGGCTATGCAACTTATTTGGCGCTTACCCATCAACATGATTTATCACCTGTTTGTATGGCGGGGCATAGTTTAGGTGAATATACAGCCTTAGTAGCATCAGGTGCTTTAGGGTTTAGTGATGGCATTAAACTGGTTAGAAAACGTGCAGAATTGATGCAATCAGCAGTGCCTGAAGGGGTGGGTGCAATGGCGGCTATTCTGGGCTTAGAAGACATGGTTGTGGTTAAATTATGCACAGATTATTCAGGTCGTGGTATTGTTGAGGCGGTTAACTTTAATTCATTAGGACAGGTGGTTATTGCAGGCAATAAAGAAGCTGTAGAAGCAGTTTGTCAATTGATGAAAACTGCAGGTGCCAAACGTGCAGTAATATTGCCAGTTAGTGTGCCATCACATTGCTCACTAATGAATGATGCAGCAGCTGAGTTTAAAAACGCTGTAGATGTCGTTCAGTTTAATCAAAGTAGTGTTGATGTGTTGCATAACTTTGATGCACTTAAAGCAACTAACGTGGATGACATAAAAGCCAAATTAGTCGCACAACTACACAGGCCAGTGTTATGGACAAGCACTGTTCAAGCGATGCACAATATGGGTGTTGAAAAATTAATTGAATCTGGCCCAGGCAAGGTACTTACAGGTCTAACAAGAAGAATTGAAAAATCATTAACGGCCAATGCCATATTGGATTCAGCCAGTATAGAAACAACTTTAGAGGAAATCTTATCATGA
- the rpmA gene encoding 50S ribosomal protein L27: protein MAHKKAGGSTNNGRDSVSKRLGVKRFGGQVVLAGNILVRQRGTKFHPGTNVRKGKDDTLFATMNGRVVFAKKGKFMRQYVSIETA, encoded by the coding sequence ATGGCGCATAAAAAAGCAGGCGGCAGTACTAATAACGGTAGAGACTCTGTATCAAAACGTCTAGGTGTTAAAAGATTTGGTGGTCAAGTTGTGTTAGCTGGTAATATTTTAGTCCGTCAAAGAGGCACTAAATTTCATCCAGGTACTAACGTTCGCAAGGGTAAAGACGACACGTTATTCGCCACAATGAATGGCAGAGTTGTCTTTGCTAAAAAAGGTAAATTTATGCGCCAATATGTTTCGATTGAAACTGCATAA